The Deinococcus hopiensis KR-140 genome has a window encoding:
- a CDS encoding SDR family oxidoreductase — protein sequence MTNTLSQPQTQNPFAQSLAGKVALVTGGGSGLGAAISRVLAESGAQVVTADIQLTKAQELVTELTEAGHQARAISLDVRDENALEAVVAQLEEEFGHLDILINNAGTDVTVAIDELSVEDIDRVLDVNLRGPFLLSRAVLPRMAKRGHGAIVNIASTASKRAWANATAYHASKWGLLGFSHALHVEARPLGVRVTALVVGGMQTPFILERFPDTPLENLQDPRNVAEAVRYVLLQPEGTVVPELTVIPMRETSWP from the coding sequence ATGACGAATACCCTGTCTCAGCCCCAGACCCAAAACCCCTTTGCCCAGTCCCTCGCTGGAAAAGTCGCCCTCGTGACGGGCGGCGGCAGCGGCCTCGGTGCGGCCATCTCCCGCGTGCTGGCCGAATCCGGCGCGCAGGTGGTTACCGCTGATATTCAACTTACCAAGGCGCAGGAGCTCGTCACCGAATTGACTGAAGCCGGACATCAGGCCCGGGCCATCAGCCTCGACGTACGCGACGAGAATGCGCTGGAAGCCGTTGTCGCGCAGCTGGAAGAGGAGTTCGGCCACCTCGATATCCTGATCAACAACGCGGGCACGGACGTGACGGTCGCCATCGACGAACTGAGCGTGGAAGACATCGACCGCGTGCTGGACGTCAACCTGCGCGGTCCGTTCCTGCTGTCACGCGCCGTGCTGCCCCGGATGGCAAAGCGCGGACACGGCGCGATCGTGAACATCGCCTCCACCGCCTCCAAGCGCGCGTGGGCCAACGCCACCGCCTACCACGCGAGCAAGTGGGGCCTGCTGGGCTTCAGCCACGCGCTGCACGTGGAGGCGCGGCCTCTCGGCGTGCGTGTCACGGCGCTCGTGGTGGGCGGCATGCAGACGCCCTTTATTCTCGAACGCTTCCCCGACACTCCGCTGGAGAACCTGCAAGACCCGCGCAACGTCGCCGAGGCCGTGCGCTACGTGCTGCTCCAGCCTGAGGGAACGGTGGTGCCGGAGCTGACCGTCATCCCGATGCGCGAAACCTCCTGGCCGTGA
- the rfaE2 gene encoding D-glycero-beta-D-manno-heptose 1-phosphate adenylyltransferase, whose product MLLEHVEEFRRLRVLVIGEAMLDSYLYGTADRLCREAPVPIVALSGRKDVPGGAANAAVNVRALGASVEFLSVVGADAEGDILLGCLEEAGVDTAGVVRARSRETLVKRRVMAASQILLRLDQGTEEGVKDQDEERLIACLRAAFRRADAVIVSDYGYGILTPGVIAALAEEQARSPRVLVLDAKRPELYREVGVTAVKPNYGEALRLLGETAATTSEERLAQVTAWEERVLDRTGARIVAVTLDVEGALVFEQGQPAYRTFTRPHSNANATGAGDTFVGTLALALAAGAHTPAAADLASAAATVVVQRDGTTTCTTAELRDFLTAENKVLDRDGLVARAAALREAGKRLVFTNGCFDLLHRGHITYLNQAKALGDVLVVGLNDDASVRRLKGSSRPINPTEDRAQVLAALSCVDLIVPFTEDTPAALIEALRPDVYVKGGDYTRETLPEAPLVESLGGEVRLLPYLEDRSTTGIIERVRRAYATGT is encoded by the coding sequence ATGCTTTTAGAACACGTTGAAGAATTCCGCCGTCTGCGCGTGCTGGTGATCGGCGAGGCAATGCTCGACAGCTACCTCTACGGCACGGCTGACCGTCTGTGCCGCGAGGCCCCCGTGCCCATCGTGGCGCTGAGCGGACGAAAGGATGTGCCGGGCGGCGCAGCGAACGCGGCCGTCAATGTGCGCGCCCTTGGCGCGTCCGTCGAGTTTCTGTCCGTCGTGGGTGCCGATGCGGAGGGCGATATCCTGCTGGGCTGCCTGGAGGAAGCAGGCGTGGATACGGCGGGCGTTGTCCGCGCGAGGAGCCGCGAAACCCTCGTCAAGCGCCGCGTGATGGCCGCCTCCCAGATTCTGCTGCGGCTGGACCAGGGCACCGAGGAGGGCGTGAAGGATCAGGACGAGGAGCGCCTCATCGCCTGCCTGCGCGCCGCCTTCCGCCGTGCCGACGCCGTGATCGTCTCCGACTACGGCTACGGCATCCTCACCCCGGGCGTCATTGCAGCGCTGGCGGAGGAGCAGGCCCGCTCGCCCCGCGTCCTCGTGCTGGACGCCAAGCGGCCCGAGTTGTACCGCGAGGTGGGCGTGACGGCGGTGAAGCCCAATTACGGCGAAGCGCTGCGCCTGTTGGGAGAAACGGCGGCGACCACTTCCGAGGAACGTCTCGCCCAGGTGACGGCCTGGGAGGAGCGGGTGCTGGACCGTACCGGGGCGCGCATCGTGGCCGTGACGCTGGACGTGGAGGGCGCGCTCGTATTCGAACAGGGCCAGCCCGCCTACCGCACCTTTACCCGCCCGCACTCCAACGCGAACGCGACGGGAGCCGGAGACACCTTCGTCGGGACGCTGGCCCTCGCGCTGGCGGCCGGGGCACACACGCCCGCCGCCGCTGACCTGGCCTCCGCCGCCGCCACCGTCGTGGTGCAGCGCGACGGCACCACCACCTGCACCACCGCCGAGTTGCGGGACTTCCTGACTGCCGAGAACAAGGTGCTGGACCGTGACGGACTCGTCGCCCGCGCCGCCGCGCTGCGCGAGGCGGGCAAGCGGCTGGTCTTTACCAACGGCTGCTTCGACCTGCTGCACCGGGGGCACATCACGTACCTCAACCAGGCCAAGGCGCTGGGCGACGTGCTCGTGGTGGGCCTGAACGACGACGCGAGCGTGCGCCGGCTAAAGGGCAGCTCGCGCCCCATCAATCCCACCGAAGACCGCGCGCAGGTGCTCGCCGCCCTGAGCTGCGTGGACCTGATTGTGCCTTTCACCGAAGACACCCCCGCCGCGCTCATCGAGGCCCTGCGCCCCGACGTGTACGTCAAGGGCGGCGACTACACCCGTGAGACCTTGCCCGAGGCTCCCCTCGTGGAGTCGCTGGGCGGCGAGGTTCGCCTGCTTCCCTACCTCGAAGACCGCTCCACCACCGGCATCATCGAACGGGTCCGGCGGGCCTACGCGACGGGCACCTGA
- a CDS encoding LysM peptidoglycan-binding domain-containing protein, with amino-acid sequence MKGLQVGVRGLGTGLAALSLLAGPLLNGAGAERALTSYTVRMGDTVYSLSQRSGTTVSQLLQLNGLRQPVLRVGQAIKLPVTRTGPAAVRPASTHLPSVAAIPARPVAPALKLQLPRPDPFAISAPAVWKATPAPTVASFIGWFPLTDSPIGNALPVRTYLHGLAFNYQTYNNCGPSALSSVLGFYRVKIGQEVIQRTVRPGGGYMQVSAIAPELAKFKLRTLTIRGGKLSQVKRLLALGIPVIVLQWYDRPGHIPHFRVVRGYDDQAGVFWVSDSMVGPLAYLSYRSFDTLWNTQDRKMFPVYPEGYDKAVRELTRMS; translated from the coding sequence ATGAAAGGTTTGCAGGTGGGAGTTCGTGGGCTGGGGACTGGTTTGGCGGCGCTGTCGTTGCTCGCCGGGCCACTGCTGAACGGCGCGGGAGCAGAGCGGGCGCTCACGTCCTACACGGTACGGATGGGCGATACGGTCTACAGTCTGTCCCAGCGCTCGGGCACGACGGTCAGCCAGCTGCTTCAGCTCAACGGCCTGAGGCAGCCGGTGCTGAGGGTGGGGCAGGCGATCAAGTTGCCGGTGACCCGGACGGGTCCAGCAGCGGTTCGTCCAGCTTCCACCCATTTACCCTCCGTGGCGGCCATCCCGGCACGTCCCGTCGCTCCGGCGCTCAAGCTCCAGTTGCCCCGGCCCGATCCCTTCGCCATCTCCGCTCCAGCTGTGTGGAAGGCCACGCCCGCTCCCACCGTCGCCAGCTTTATCGGCTGGTTTCCGCTGACCGATTCGCCCATCGGTAACGCCCTGCCGGTGCGGACCTACCTGCACGGCCTGGCCTTCAACTACCAGACCTACAACAACTGTGGACCCAGCGCCCTGTCGTCGGTGCTGGGCTTTTACCGCGTCAAGATCGGGCAGGAAGTCATCCAGCGGACGGTGCGGCCCGGTGGCGGCTACATGCAGGTCAGCGCCATCGCGCCTGAACTAGCCAAATTCAAGCTGCGGACCCTGACCATCCGGGGAGGCAAGCTGTCGCAGGTCAAGCGCCTGCTCGCGCTGGGCATTCCGGTGATCGTCCTGCAGTGGTATGACCGCCCCGGTCACATCCCGCACTTCCGGGTGGTGCGCGGTTACGACGATCAGGCGGGCGTGTTCTGGGTCAGTGACAGCATGGTGGGGCCGCTGGCGTACCTGAGTTACCGCAGCTTCGACACGTTGTGGAACACCCAGGACCGCAAAATGTTCCCCGTCTACCCCGAGGGCTACGACAAGGCGGTGCGCGAGCTAACCCGCATGAGTTGA
- a CDS encoding DUF2726 domain-containing protein, translating into MHGFFAKRTPAALPVRSTALGSASEASRPAGSRPEPSPAATPRPYTREGDRLGTALREFLSSQRYEVQENVRLKDFLALTCSAQAPAGTLTREAVRRVDFLIVSRGSKTPVLGLMLADATYGRDRRRRTEPSGSERMSGSIVTLLEVQAQALLAPGALAEALLPHL; encoded by the coding sequence ATGCACGGATTCTTCGCAAAACGTACCCCGGCCGCTCTGCCCGTGCGCTCCACCGCGCTGGGGTCCGCTTCCGAAGCTTCCCGCCCTGCGGGATCTCGACCAGAGCCGTCGCCCGCCGCCACACCTCGCCCCTACACCCGTGAGGGTGATCGCCTGGGGACCGCCCTGCGCGAGTTTCTGTCCAGCCAGCGCTACGAGGTGCAGGAAAACGTCCGCCTGAAGGACTTCCTCGCGCTGACCTGCAGCGCCCAGGCGCCCGCCGGAACGCTGACGCGCGAAGCGGTGCGCCGGGTGGACTTCCTGATCGTCAGCCGCGGCTCCAAAACGCCCGTGCTGGGCCTGATGCTGGCCGACGCCACCTACGGGCGGGACCGCCGCCGCCGTACGGAGCCGTCAGGCAGCGAGCGAATGAGCGGCAGCATCGTGACGCTGCTGGAGGTCCAGGCGCAGGCCCTGCTCGCGCCTGGAGCCCTCGCTGAGGCGCTGTTGCCACACCTGTAA
- a CDS encoding metallophosphoesterase codes for MQISRRAVLLGGLGLGSLGATGLNGAYAFEINHHVYALPGLQSPIRAVQLTDLHYGPFHRAAAVRAWMETALTLRPDLVLITGDFADRHLLDAPGPLFQELSRLRAPLGVWGVWGNHDHDYCHREAQKTGRDPQQARDAFTVALKNAGIGLLRNGGLPLRDDLYLAGVDDLRKGDPQLTPALMGAPTQGAVLLMSHNPDLLPTVPSRVSLTLCGHTHGGQVRLPGIGAPVPASRFGQRFVQGFVQGPAPGFVSRGLGTTGIPVRLHCPAELVVFDFVPG; via the coding sequence GTGCAGATTTCACGGCGGGCCGTCTTGCTGGGTGGATTGGGGCTGGGCAGCCTGGGGGCCACCGGCCTGAACGGGGCGTACGCATTCGAGATCAACCACCATGTCTACGCCCTGCCAGGGCTGCAGTCCCCCATCCGGGCCGTGCAGCTGACCGACCTGCATTACGGGCCATTTCACCGTGCCGCGGCCGTGCGGGCCTGGATGGAGACGGCCCTCACCCTGCGGCCCGACCTCGTGCTGATCACGGGCGACTTTGCAGATCGGCACCTGCTGGACGCGCCAGGACCGCTGTTTCAGGAACTCAGCCGACTCCGGGCTCCGTTGGGAGTCTGGGGCGTGTGGGGAAACCACGACCACGATTACTGTCACCGGGAGGCGCAGAAGACGGGCCGGGACCCGCAACAGGCCCGGGACGCCTTTACCGTCGCCCTCAAGAATGCGGGCATCGGCCTGCTCAGAAATGGCGGACTGCCCCTTCGGGATGACCTTTACCTCGCGGGTGTGGATGATCTGCGCAAAGGGGACCCGCAGCTGACACCAGCGCTGATGGGCGCTCCCACGCAGGGAGCGGTTCTCCTGATGAGCCACAATCCGGATCTGTTGCCCACCGTTCCCTCCAGGGTGAGCCTTACCCTCTGCGGCCATACCCACGGCGGTCAGGTGCGGCTCCCGGGAATCGGCGCGCCCGTGCCAGCCAGCCGGTTCGGCCAGCGCTTCGTCCAGGGCTTTGTGCAGGGGCCGGCACCCGGTTTCGTGTCCCGGGGACTGGGCACCACGGGGATTCCTGTGCGGCTCCACTGTCCGGCGGAACTGGTCGTCTTCGATTTCGTTCCCGGGTGA
- a CDS encoding glycosyltransferase family 2 protein: MTDVDILIPTCDRPGALAATLTSLGAQTVQPFRVVISDQGEEPATKRAEVATAIRVLELHGCEVEVRRHLPRRGMAEQRQFLLDQARAPLVLFLDDDLILETWVVGQMVDAIRREGCGFVGSAVIGLSYRTDVRPHQQGVEFWEGAVQPETVRPGLPTWERYKLHNAANLLHVQEREAPAPEGSRVYKVAWVGGCVLYDRACLEAVGGFGFWRELPEHHAGEDVLAQQRVMARFGGCGIMPSGVYHQELPTTLPHREVDAPKVLDL; encoded by the coding sequence ATGACCGACGTGGACATCCTCATTCCCACCTGTGATCGCCCCGGCGCGCTGGCAGCCACGCTGACCAGCCTCGGCGCGCAGACCGTGCAGCCCTTCCGGGTGGTGATCTCGGACCAGGGCGAAGAGCCCGCCACCAAGCGTGCCGAAGTGGCGACGGCCATCCGCGTACTGGAACTGCACGGCTGTGAGGTGGAGGTTCGCCGCCACCTGCCCCGGCGGGGCATGGCCGAGCAGCGCCAGTTCCTGCTCGACCAGGCCCGCGCGCCGCTGGTGCTGTTTCTTGACGATGACCTCATTCTGGAAACGTGGGTGGTGGGACAGATGGTGGACGCCATCCGCCGCGAGGGCTGCGGCTTTGTGGGCAGCGCCGTGATCGGCCTGAGTTACAGAACCGACGTGCGGCCCCATCAGCAGGGGGTGGAGTTCTGGGAGGGTGCGGTTCAACCCGAAACCGTGCGGCCCGGCCTCCCCACCTGGGAGCGGTACAAGTTGCACAACGCGGCCAACCTGCTGCACGTTCAGGAGCGCGAGGCCCCGGCGCCCGAAGGGAGCCGCGTCTACAAGGTGGCCTGGGTGGGCGGCTGCGTGCTGTATGACCGCGCCTGCCTGGAAGCGGTGGGCGGCTTTGGCTTCTGGCGTGAACTCCCCGAACACCACGCGGGCGAGGACGTGCTCGCCCAGCAACGGGTGATGGCCCGATTCGGCGGCTGCGGGATAATGCCCTCGGGCGTCTACCACCAGGAGTTGCCCACCACCCTGCCCCACCGGGAAGTGGACGCCCCAAAGGTGCTGGACCTGTGA
- a CDS encoding CASTOR/POLLUX-related putative ion channel produces the protein MRRATFREHLRYRFDNSMARGPGAMIGWLFLVSVLLIVLVSLFVQVTGQVPSGEDHKPIGFGGLLWWNLMRALDSGAIGGDSGTPLFLATMFAMTLGGIFVVSMLIGVVTSGIEARLEELRKGRSFVAEEGHTLILGWSSHVFTILSELVVANANQRRACIVILADKDKVEMDDELRARLGPTGRTRIVCRTGSPIDLADLEIANPHAARSIIVLAPEDENADSSVIKSVLAITNNPGRRAEPYHIVAELRDARNLEAARLVGREETSLILVDDLISRIMVQTCRQSGLSVVYTELLDFGGDEIYFAELPGLVGRTFGEALSAFADSSLIGLRRHDGQILVHPPMDLAIAAGDRVIAISADDDTVRAVPVQPDIDEAAIRLPVTRIPQPERILVLGWNERAPTVITELDRYVAPGSSMTVVSDIPEAAQVLDELRHGLERQSVELYVGDTTDRRVLEAMRPGGYDHIITLSSDGTDVQEADGRTLVTLLHLRDMASRSGQDFSIVSEMLDVRNRELAQVTQADDFIVSDRLVSLLISQVSENGGLKAVFDDLFRAEGSEIYLKPASDYVALDQPLNFYTVLEAARRNEIAIGYRLRSEAESPKLAYGVHLNPPSRV, from the coding sequence ATGAGGCGAGCAACGTTTCGCGAGCACCTGAGGTACCGCTTCGACAACTCCATGGCCCGTGGACCAGGGGCGATGATCGGCTGGCTGTTCCTGGTATCGGTCCTCCTGATTGTCCTGGTGAGCCTCTTCGTGCAGGTCACGGGTCAGGTACCGTCCGGGGAAGACCACAAGCCAATCGGCTTTGGCGGCCTGCTGTGGTGGAACCTGATGCGGGCCCTGGATTCTGGGGCCATCGGCGGGGACAGTGGAACGCCTCTGTTTCTCGCCACGATGTTCGCCATGACGCTCGGCGGCATCTTCGTGGTCAGCATGCTGATCGGCGTGGTGACGAGCGGCATCGAGGCGCGGCTCGAGGAGCTCCGCAAGGGCCGCTCGTTCGTCGCCGAGGAGGGCCACACCCTGATCCTTGGCTGGTCATCCCACGTCTTTACCATTCTCTCCGAACTGGTCGTGGCCAACGCCAACCAGCGCCGGGCCTGCATCGTCATCCTGGCCGACAAGGACAAGGTGGAGATGGACGATGAACTGCGCGCCCGGCTCGGTCCCACGGGCCGGACCCGCATCGTGTGCCGCACCGGAAGCCCGATTGATCTGGCGGACCTGGAGATCGCCAACCCGCATGCGGCACGCTCCATCATCGTGCTGGCTCCCGAGGACGAGAACGCCGACTCGAGCGTTATCAAATCGGTTCTGGCCATCACCAACAATCCTGGCCGCCGGGCCGAGCCCTATCACATCGTCGCCGAGCTCCGTGACGCGCGAAACCTCGAAGCAGCCCGTCTGGTCGGCCGGGAGGAAACGAGCCTGATCCTGGTGGACGATCTGATTTCCCGGATCATGGTGCAGACATGCCGCCAGTCCGGGCTGTCAGTGGTCTACACCGAACTGCTCGACTTCGGAGGAGACGAGATCTACTTCGCCGAGTTGCCAGGCCTGGTGGGACGCACTTTTGGAGAAGCCCTCTCGGCGTTCGCGGATTCGAGTCTCATCGGGCTGCGTCGACACGACGGGCAGATCCTGGTCCATCCGCCGATGGACCTCGCGATCGCTGCCGGTGACCGGGTGATTGCCATCTCGGCGGACGACGATACCGTACGCGCGGTCCCCGTTCAGCCAGATATCGACGAGGCGGCGATCCGCCTGCCCGTGACGCGAATTCCACAACCCGAGCGGATCCTGGTCCTTGGCTGGAATGAGCGGGCCCCGACGGTTATCACCGAGCTTGACCGGTATGTTGCGCCAGGCTCCAGCATGACTGTTGTCTCGGACATACCGGAAGCAGCCCAAGTGCTGGACGAACTGCGGCATGGCCTCGAGCGTCAAAGCGTTGAACTGTACGTGGGTGACACCACCGATCGCCGGGTCCTTGAGGCCATGCGTCCAGGCGGATACGATCACATCATCACGCTTTCCTCAGACGGCACGGACGTTCAGGAGGCAGATGGACGCACCCTCGTGACCCTGCTGCACCTGCGTGACATGGCGAGCCGCTCCGGGCAGGATTTCTCCATCGTCTCTGAGATGCTCGACGTGCGCAACCGCGAATTGGCTCAGGTGACCCAGGCCGACGATTTCATCGTCTCTGACCGCCTGGTGAGCCTTCTGATCTCCCAGGTATCGGAAAATGGAGGGCTCAAGGCGGTGTTCGACGACTTGTTCAGGGCCGAAGGCTCCGAAATCTACCTCAAGCCTGCCAGCGACTACGTAGCCTTGGATCAGCCACTGAACTTTTACACGGTGCTCGAAGCGGCCCGCCGAAACGAGATCGCCATCGGTTACCGGCTCAGAAGCGAGGCGGAGAGCCCGAAGCTGGCCTATGGCGTGCACCTCAATCCCCCAAGTCGGGTTTGA
- a CDS encoding glycosyltransferase family 9 protein has product MSTDWNGVRNVLVMRLDNIGDVVMTGPALRALKEALPGARLTLMCSPAGANAVPLLPWVDDVIVWRAMWQQLGGGVCDPAREEELISLLRERNFDAAVLLTSFSQTPHPAAVACLFAGIPLRLGESKERAPGLLTHEPPFPTDEAGHQAERNLRLLETAGLPVRDRSLFIHISEEARERAAALMPEPYLLLNPFASCSARTYPPEKAARAARLIAEQVGLKVAVTGVEKDRERSQELLAELGPIGVDLLGQTDLSAFAALVARAQLVLTNNTSALHLADATRTPVLVTYSGTDLDTQWQPRSAPFALLRRPTPCHPCYAFTCPFSLECLDFSPEEVVQVGLGLLQQPFRTTEGGLPDEATASHEAGHA; this is encoded by the coding sequence GTGAGCACCGACTGGAATGGAGTCCGCAACGTCCTCGTCATGCGGCTCGACAACATCGGGGACGTGGTCATGACGGGGCCCGCACTGCGTGCCCTGAAAGAAGCCCTGCCCGGCGCACGCCTGACCCTGATGTGCAGCCCGGCGGGCGCGAACGCCGTACCCCTGCTGCCCTGGGTGGACGACGTGATCGTCTGGCGCGCAATGTGGCAACAACTCGGAGGCGGAGTGTGCGATCCGGCGCGCGAGGAAGAGCTGATTTCCCTGCTGCGTGAGCGGAACTTCGACGCAGCCGTCCTGCTGACCTCCTTCAGTCAGACGCCGCACCCCGCCGCGGTCGCCTGCCTGTTCGCCGGAATTCCGCTGCGCCTCGGAGAATCGAAGGAACGCGCTCCCGGCCTCCTCACTCACGAGCCCCCCTTTCCCACAGATGAAGCCGGCCACCAGGCCGAGCGAAATCTGCGGCTGCTGGAAACGGCGGGGCTCCCGGTGCGGGACCGTTCCCTCTTCATCCACATTTCGGAGGAAGCGCGGGAGCGCGCAGCGGCCCTGATGCCGGAGCCGTACCTGCTCCTCAACCCATTTGCCAGTTGCTCGGCGCGGACCTACCCCCCCGAGAAGGCCGCCCGGGCAGCGCGGCTCATTGCCGAGCAAGTCGGCCTCAAGGTGGCTGTCACGGGCGTGGAGAAGGACCGCGAACGCAGCCAGGAACTGCTGGCCGAACTCGGCCCCATCGGTGTGGACCTGCTGGGGCAAACGGACCTCTCCGCGTTCGCTGCGCTGGTCGCCAGGGCCCAGCTGGTGCTGACCAACAACACGTCGGCCCTGCACCTCGCGGACGCCACACGCACGCCCGTCCTCGTGACGTACTCGGGCACGGATCTGGACACGCAGTGGCAGCCACGCAGCGCCCCCTTCGCCCTGCTGCGCCGCCCCACGCCCTGCCATCCTTGCTACGCCTTTACCTGCCCGTTCAGTCTCGAATGCCTGGACTTTTCGCCCGAAGAGGTGGTGCAGGTGGGGTTGGGCCTGCTCCAACAGCCCTTCCGCACCACAGAAGGCGGGCTCCCCGACGAAGCCACAGCCAGCCACGAGGCTGGACACGCGTAA
- a CDS encoding D-glycero-alpha-D-manno-heptose-1,7-bisphosphate 7-phosphatase produces the protein MSALRKAALLDKDGTLIEDVPYNVDPGLIRLSPGVGPALRALDGAGFALVVVTNQSGVARGLFPESALTGVEARLRELLAGEGVVLAGFYHCPHHPDGTVPEYARECECRKPGPGMLRQAAQELGLDLTRSWMVGDILNDVEAGNRAGCRTVLLDNGGETEWVPGPHRTPDFTARNWDEVVGFILPKALNSSPLQPQESRQAEVL, from the coding sequence GTGAGCGCCCTACGGAAAGCCGCCCTACTCGACAAGGACGGCACCCTGATCGAGGACGTGCCCTACAACGTGGACCCGGGGCTGATCCGTCTGAGTCCCGGGGTGGGGCCCGCCCTGCGGGCGCTGGACGGGGCAGGCTTCGCCCTCGTCGTCGTGACCAACCAGTCGGGCGTGGCGCGGGGCCTTTTTCCCGAGTCGGCGCTGACCGGCGTGGAAGCGCGGCTGCGCGAACTCCTGGCTGGAGAAGGTGTGGTCCTGGCGGGCTTCTACCACTGCCCACACCACCCGGACGGCACCGTGCCCGAGTACGCACGCGAGTGCGAATGCCGCAAGCCGGGACCGGGGATGCTTCGCCAGGCCGCGCAGGAGTTGGGGCTGGACCTGACACGCTCCTGGATGGTGGGCGACATCCTGAACGACGTGGAGGCCGGAAACCGCGCGGGGTGCCGGACCGTTCTGCTGGACAACGGTGGCGAGACGGAGTGGGTGCCTGGCCCGCACCGTACGCCGGACTTCACGGCGCGAAATTGGGACGAGGTGGTGGGGTTCATTTTGCCGAAGGCGTTGAACAGTTCACCGCTCCAGCCTCAGGAGTCACGTCAGGCAGAGGTTCTCTAA
- the waaF gene encoding lipopolysaccharide heptosyltransferase II: MPGGTDAWAQARNILAVRLDTLGDVLMTTPAIRALKAGHPERQVTLLTSAPGAAVARLVPEIDDVLVYPAPWLKATAPRKSSAPDFEMIAGLRARGFDAAVIFTVYSQNPLPSAMLCFLADIPLRLAHCRENPYQLLTDWVRETEPEGGIRHEVQRQLDLVALVGLFTPDERMSLSFSYEAGARVTARLEALGLGPLPSPIVIHPGATAASRRYPPESFAEVAGELSARGFPLLFTGDGGEQELIARIREMAGGVGHSLAGELSLEELAALIARSPLLISNNTGPAHMAAALGTPVVDLYALTNPQHTPWAVPSRVLSHDVPCRWCYSSVCRTGHHLCLRGVTPGEVVSAALELLTPAPLELA; this comes from the coding sequence ATGCCGGGAGGAACGGACGCCTGGGCGCAGGCCCGGAACATCCTCGCCGTGAGGCTGGACACCCTGGGGGACGTGCTGATGACCACCCCAGCCATCCGGGCGCTCAAGGCGGGGCACCCAGAACGTCAGGTCACGCTGCTGACCTCCGCTCCCGGCGCGGCGGTGGCGCGGCTGGTGCCCGAGATAGACGATGTCCTCGTCTACCCGGCCCCCTGGCTCAAGGCCACAGCTCCGCGCAAAAGCAGCGCGCCCGACTTCGAGATGATCGCTGGGTTGCGGGCGCGGGGCTTTGACGCCGCCGTCATCTTCACGGTCTACAGCCAGAACCCGCTGCCCTCGGCCATGCTGTGCTTCCTCGCCGACATTCCGCTGCGGCTGGCCCACTGCCGTGAGAACCCCTATCAACTCCTGACCGACTGGGTACGCGAAACCGAGCCGGAGGGCGGCATTCGCCACGAAGTCCAGCGCCAGCTTGATCTGGTGGCGCTGGTGGGTCTGTTCACGCCGGACGAGCGGATGTCCCTCTCCTTTTCGTACGAGGCGGGAGCCCGGGTCACGGCACGGCTGGAAGCTCTGGGGCTCGGCCCTCTGCCGTCCCCCATCGTCATCCACCCGGGAGCCACCGCCGCCTCCCGCCGCTATCCGCCGGAATCCTTTGCGGAAGTGGCGGGGGAGCTCAGCGCGCGGGGGTTTCCCCTGCTTTTTACCGGAGACGGCGGGGAGCAGGAATTGATTGCCCGGATTCGGGAGATGGCCGGAGGGGTGGGGCATTCGCTCGCCGGAGAGCTCAGCCTGGAGGAACTCGCCGCCCTGATCGCCCGCTCTCCCCTCCTGATCTCCAACAACACGGGCCCGGCGCACATGGCCGCCGCGCTGGGCACACCCGTGGTGGACCTCTACGCACTCACCAACCCGCAGCACACCCCCTGGGCGGTGCCGTCGCGCGTCCTCTCGCACGACGTGCCCTGCCGCTGGTGCTACAGCTCGGTGTGCCGCACCGGGCACCACCTCTGCCTGCGGGGCGTCACCCCGGGCGAAGTCGTCTCGGCGGCGCTGGAACTGCTGACGCCCGCTCCACTGGAGCTGGCATGA
- a CDS encoding tetratricopeptide repeat protein — translation MLLLFRAFVLILVAVSVVGWTTLTAINGYSVSKVRERAASLAGLAQYDQSWKALETELKRNPKSAELWSDLGQTYRAAWYLHDAGLTTAPAKLLREPDLWFNHSKDWLFNHALSAYKEAARLNRLSAMPWYEMGRLLSLAEHHSEADAAFEQALKRDPHNPGFIVDRAKALERAGHTEAALAAFRKAEEILPNQESESAEERLK, via the coding sequence GTGTTACTTCTATTTCGGGCATTCGTTCTAATACTGGTGGCAGTCAGTGTAGTCGGTTGGACTACACTGACTGCCATCAATGGCTATAGTGTCAGCAAGGTACGCGAACGAGCTGCTTCTTTGGCAGGATTGGCCCAATACGATCAGTCTTGGAAGGCGCTCGAAACAGAATTGAAACGAAATCCAAAATCAGCTGAACTTTGGTCTGATCTTGGCCAAACGTATAGGGCGGCTTGGTATTTGCATGATGCAGGCCTTACAACGGCTCCCGCAAAACTGTTGCGGGAGCCTGACCTATGGTTTAATCATTCAAAAGATTGGCTATTTAATCATGCACTTTCGGCATATAAGGAAGCAGCAAGGCTTAATCGCCTCAGCGCAATGCCTTGGTACGAAATGGGCCGCCTTCTTTCCTTGGCCGAGCATCACAGTGAAGCTGATGCAGCTTTTGAGCAAGCACTAAAACGAGACCCTCATAATCCCGGCTTTATAGTTGACAGAGCAAAAGCTCTTGAGCGAGCGGGTCATACGGAGGCAGCATTGGCTGCTTTTAGAAAAGCGGAGGAAATTCTTCCCAACCAGGAGAGCGAAAGTGCCGAGGAACGTCTTAAGTGA